A window of Streptomyces sp. SAI-127 contains these coding sequences:
- a CDS encoding FAD-linked oxidase C-terminal domain-containing protein — protein MIMSRIEAPRDEVTGNLVDRLLSALPAEAVLADPDVTVSYANDMASFCPAGTPAVVVLPRTVEQVQHVMRVATELRVPVVPQGARTGLSGAANASDGCIVLSLTKMDRILEINPVDRIAVVEPGVVNATLSRAVNELGLYYPPDPSSWEMCTIGGNIGTASGGLCCVKYGVTAEYVLGLDVVLADGRLMSTGRRTAKGVAGYDMTRLFVGSEGSLGIVVQATLALRPKPPEQLVLAAEFASGAAACDAVCRIMEGGHVPSLLELMDRTTVKAVNDLAHMGLPETTEALLLAAFDTTDPAADLAAVGALCEAAGASQVVPADDAAESELLLQARRLSLTALEAVKGTTMIDDVCVPRSRLGELFEGTERIAEKHQLTIGVVAHAGDGNTHPTVCFDAADPDESRRARESFDEIMALGLELGGTITGEHGVGVLKKEWLAREIGPVGVEMQRAVKGVFDPLGILNPGKLF, from the coding sequence GTGATCATGAGCCGTATCGAAGCCCCCCGCGACGAGGTCACCGGCAACCTCGTCGACCGTCTGCTGAGCGCTCTGCCCGCCGAGGCCGTTCTCGCCGACCCGGACGTCACGGTCTCCTACGCCAACGACATGGCGAGCTTCTGCCCGGCCGGCACCCCCGCCGTGGTCGTCCTGCCGCGCACGGTCGAGCAGGTCCAGCACGTCATGCGCGTCGCCACCGAACTGCGCGTCCCGGTCGTTCCCCAGGGCGCCCGCACGGGCCTGTCGGGCGCGGCCAACGCCTCCGACGGCTGCATCGTGCTGTCCCTGACGAAGATGGACCGGATCCTGGAGATCAATCCGGTCGACCGCATCGCCGTCGTCGAACCCGGCGTCGTCAACGCGACCCTGTCCCGCGCAGTGAACGAACTCGGCCTCTACTACCCGCCGGACCCCTCCAGCTGGGAGATGTGCACGATCGGCGGCAACATCGGCACCGCGTCCGGCGGGCTGTGCTGTGTGAAGTACGGGGTGACGGCGGAGTACGTCCTCGGACTGGACGTCGTCCTCGCCGACGGGCGGCTCATGTCCACGGGCCGCCGTACCGCCAAGGGGGTCGCCGGATACGACATGACCCGCCTCTTCGTCGGCTCCGAGGGCTCACTCGGCATCGTCGTGCAGGCGACCCTGGCGCTCAGGCCGAAGCCGCCCGAGCAGCTGGTGCTGGCCGCCGAGTTCGCGTCCGGGGCCGCCGCCTGCGACGCGGTGTGCCGGATCATGGAGGGCGGACACGTGCCGTCCCTCCTCGAACTGATGGACCGTACGACGGTCAAGGCCGTCAACGACCTGGCGCACATGGGACTTCCGGAGACCACCGAGGCCCTCCTCCTCGCCGCCTTCGACACCACGGACCCGGCGGCCGACCTCGCGGCGGTCGGCGCGCTGTGCGAGGCGGCGGGCGCCTCGCAGGTCGTCCCGGCCGACGACGCCGCCGAGTCGGAACTGCTGCTCCAGGCCCGCAGGCTCTCCCTCACCGCACTCGAGGCCGTCAAGGGCACCACGATGATCGACGACGTGTGCGTGCCCCGCTCCCGGCTCGGCGAGCTGTTCGAGGGGACCGAGCGGATCGCTGAGAAACACCAGCTCACCATCGGTGTCGTCGCCCACGCGGGCGACGGCAACACCCACCCCACGGTCTGCTTCGACGCGGCCGACCCCGACGAGTCCCGGCGCGCCCGCGAGTCCTTCGACGAGATCATGGCCCTCGGCCTGGAACTCGGCGGCACGATCACCGGGGAGCACGGCGTGGGCGTACTGAAGAAGGAGTGGCTGGCGCGTGAGATCGGCCCGGTGGGGGTGGAGATGCAGCGGGCGGTGAAAGGGGTCTTCGACCCGCTGGGGATCCTGAACCCGGGCAAGCTGTTCTGA
- a CDS encoding SsgA family sporulation/cell division regulator: MHRTVVERELELKLILSPERSIPVPARLDYRSDDPFAVHVTFHIGSDHPVHWTFARELLVEGVFRPCGHGDVRVWPTKVAGRGVVLMALSSPDGDALLEAPAAQVSSWLERTLRVVPPGSEAEQLGIDDGLAELLAPTPADDLWLGDPWPSDESADGE, encoded by the coding sequence ATGCACCGCACAGTGGTAGAGCGCGAACTGGAGCTCAAACTCATCCTGTCGCCCGAGCGCAGCATCCCGGTCCCGGCCCGGCTGGACTACCGCAGCGACGACCCCTTCGCCGTCCACGTCACCTTCCACATCGGTTCGGACCACCCCGTCCACTGGACCTTCGCCCGCGAACTCCTCGTGGAGGGGGTGTTCCGCCCGTGCGGGCACGGGGACGTGCGGGTGTGGCCGACGAAGGTCGCGGGCCGCGGCGTCGTCCTGATGGCCCTGAGCTCCCCCGACGGCGACGCCCTTCTGGAGGCCCCGGCCGCGCAGGTCTCGTCCTGGCTGGAGCGCACGCTGAGGGTGGTGCCGCCGGGCTCCGAGGCGGAGCAGCTCGGTATCGACGACGGTCTCGCCGAGCTGCTGGCCCCGACCCCGGCCGACGACCTCTGGCTGGGCGACCCCTGGCCGAGCGACGAATCGGCGGACGGGGAGTGA
- a CDS encoding RDD family protein: MSAPTPAPGDDRPREGYYPDPSIPGYVRYWNGSSWVPGTSRPAPADGEPLAPPAGGGPAPVEETGPHFFDEDPAEEAPHPDTQHGSRPEPASAWGADRAHQGGFGGDQDRRVSWGSPQDPAQAQQGAQQVPPQGGQSQGAAHGGAQQGGTGGPQGARPGVPQQGGPRGVDPRVAGAGRPADGSSPGRPDGQAARTDGAATIPPAEPDEDGGTRVFRRPTAGPGGAGAAQQSDDGTMKFRAVSPHTAQNGSAPGPAYSGPTAQGGPAGGAVAPTGPQGPGFGAGKAAAERAAATGAAGPQGPASAAAAPLSGPQQSAPASGPQTAPPGVPQQGTGQQGMPQQGAPQQNGPQQAAGVQLPGAQPPATPMSPGPGGGQPSWAQQVHRLAGPDEEQPAPWKPPVEDIFQAAARRQASARPAGLGKRLAARLLDTLVVGAVTAVAAVPLGTKAADHINEKVDAAKLSGETVTVWLLDGTTSVYLGIVVAVLLVAGALYEALPTAKWGRTLGKKLLGLEVRDIEGHEPPSFAGALRRWLVYSVPGLLGIGLVGVAWCLFDRPWRQCWHDKAAHTFVAG, encoded by the coding sequence ATGAGCGCCCCAACCCCGGCACCCGGTGACGACAGGCCCCGCGAGGGCTATTACCCGGACCCGTCCATTCCTGGATATGTCCGTTACTGGAACGGTTCCTCCTGGGTGCCGGGCACCAGCCGTCCCGCCCCTGCGGACGGCGAACCGCTCGCGCCACCTGCGGGCGGCGGCCCCGCCCCGGTGGAGGAGACGGGCCCGCACTTCTTCGACGAGGACCCGGCCGAGGAAGCCCCGCACCCCGACACCCAGCACGGCAGCCGCCCCGAACCCGCGTCCGCGTGGGGCGCCGACCGGGCCCACCAGGGGGGCTTCGGCGGCGACCAGGACCGCAGGGTGTCGTGGGGGTCCCCGCAGGACCCCGCGCAGGCTCAGCAGGGTGCCCAGCAGGTACCGCCGCAGGGAGGTCAGTCCCAGGGGGCCGCACACGGCGGCGCTCAGCAGGGCGGGACAGGCGGGCCTCAGGGTGCTCGGCCCGGCGTACCGCAGCAGGGTGGTCCGCGGGGCGTCGACCCGAGGGTGGCCGGTGCCGGCCGGCCCGCCGACGGTTCCTCCCCGGGCCGGCCGGACGGGCAGGCCGCCCGTACCGACGGCGCCGCGACGATCCCGCCCGCCGAGCCGGACGAGGACGGCGGCACGCGTGTCTTCCGCAGGCCCACGGCCGGGCCCGGGGGAGCGGGAGCCGCCCAGCAGTCCGACGACGGGACCATGAAGTTCCGCGCGGTCTCCCCGCACACGGCGCAGAACGGAAGCGCACCGGGGCCCGCGTACTCGGGCCCCACGGCACAGGGCGGGCCTGCAGGCGGTGCCGTCGCCCCCACCGGCCCTCAGGGCCCCGGCTTCGGTGCCGGCAAGGCCGCCGCCGAGCGCGCCGCGGCGACCGGTGCCGCAGGCCCCCAGGGCCCCGCCTCCGCCGCTGCCGCCCCCCTCTCCGGCCCCCAGCAGTCCGCTCCCGCCTCCGGCCCGCAGACGGCCCCTCCGGGCGTGCCCCAGCAAGGCACCGGACAGCAGGGCATGCCCCAGCAAGGCGCGCCCCAGCAGAACGGCCCTCAGCAGGCCGCCGGAGTCCAACTCCCCGGCGCCCAGCCCCCCGCCACTCCCATGAGTCCGGGCCCCGGTGGCGGTCAGCCCTCCTGGGCCCAGCAGGTGCACCGCCTGGCCGGGCCCGACGAGGAGCAGCCCGCCCCCTGGAAGCCGCCGGTCGAGGACATCTTCCAGGCGGCCGCCCGCCGCCAGGCCTCCGCCAGGCCCGCCGGCCTCGGCAAGCGCCTGGCGGCACGCCTCCTCGACACCCTCGTCGTCGGCGCCGTGACCGCCGTCGCCGCCGTCCCCCTCGGCACCAAGGCGGCCGACCACATCAACGAGAAGGTCGACGCGGCCAAGCTGTCCGGCGAGACCGTGACGGTCTGGCTGCTGGACGGCACCACGTCGGTGTACCTCGGCATCGTGGTCGCCGTGCTCCTCGTCGCCGGTGCCCTGTACGAGGCGCTGCCCACCGCCAAGTGGGGCCGCACCCTCGGCAAGAAGCTGCTCGGCCTGGAGGTGCGGGACATCGAGGGCCACGAGCCCCCGTCCTTCGCCGGTGCCCTGCGCCGCTGGCTGGTCTACAGCGTGCCGGGCCTGCTCGGTATCGGCCTCGTGGGCGTCGCGTGGTGTCTGTTCGACCGGCCGTGGCGCCAGTGCTGGCACGACAAGGCGGCGCATACGTTCGTGGCGGGCTGA
- a CDS encoding RDD family protein — MSSEPPPGSGQQPPDDDPFRKQPPPAEGSGSPYSTPPPYGGSPGGGDPYGGAPYGGGPADPLAGMPPLAPSGRRTLARIIDMIMVGVVVWLITWGVGVSEYNVDSDDMQYGKSLAQSALAAVLYIAYDTVMISRSGQTLGKKWLGMRVANLDNGSTPSTQTTLVRSAVLWIPFAFCCACIWTAISGGWSYFDKPYKQGLHDKAAKTVVVSTT; from the coding sequence ATGAGCAGTGAACCGCCTCCCGGCTCCGGACAGCAGCCGCCGGATGACGACCCGTTCAGGAAGCAGCCCCCGCCTGCCGAGGGCTCGGGATCGCCGTACAGCACGCCGCCGCCGTACGGCGGAAGTCCCGGCGGCGGTGACCCGTACGGCGGGGCCCCGTACGGCGGCGGCCCCGCCGACCCGCTGGCCGGCATGCCACCACTGGCACCCAGCGGCCGGCGCACGCTCGCCCGGATCATCGACATGATCATGGTGGGCGTCGTCGTCTGGCTGATCACCTGGGGTGTCGGGGTCAGCGAGTACAACGTCGACAGCGACGACATGCAGTACGGCAAGTCGCTCGCCCAGTCGGCGCTCGCCGCGGTGCTCTACATCGCCTACGACACCGTCATGATCTCCCGCTCCGGGCAGACGCTCGGCAAGAAGTGGCTCGGTATGCGGGTGGCGAACCTCGACAACGGCTCCACGCCCTCCACGCAGACCACGTTGGTCCGGTCGGCGGTGCTGTGGATCCCGTTCGCGTTCTGCTGCGCCTGCATCTGGACCGCCATCTCGGGCGGCTGGAGCTACTTCGACAAGCCCTACAAGCAGGGCCTGCACGACAAGGCGGCGAAGACGGTGGTGGTCAGCACCACCTGA